The Allorhodopirellula heiligendammensis genome includes a window with the following:
- a CDS encoding serine/threonine-protein kinase produces MSRSRLGPLAIESPLGANPTSRDARVWRAVHVSQRKAVAVRIFHVAFGGTLESRTDFSDEWEHLKKLSHPAICQCYGGGFDASDAYLVHELIEGPTLAEEIARRGRLSWESVLELAEPIAEAISYLHKQGIVHGRIGPDKIMIAGLSPVLIDVRAEDGSAPFRDGPYHFQRPPSPDQMQRRPPESPGLHDAVTARSDLYMFGAVLYEALTGSPPISGSTIQETTANLQYQQPTKVASSVMETPVWMDSLVMQLLAKNPTERPVSAEAVKLQLAEVRRRSMSRSGVAEHASSGFSPLAVTNQADREEARTLLGRNAVAKRRNRSMDATPWHDKAWVLLPVLGLLLAMLVWIAWPPNPDTMRQRAQELLDEGTRSSMSQARISYLEPLVRQYPDGEHFAWASEQIDRVEMLEAEHALTVKLNRNLPLKNEAERLCAEAMRFETFGDNATAIDKYRSLITLLGEESAGNETKQYAEYRPLVNLARTKIARISAADTDQSEAARIISAKLDEADQLYLKGRTIAAKEIWYSIVELYATNSAVSPLVQTAQQRLAETSASGTASGDKSR; encoded by the coding sequence ATGTCCCGTAGCCGCCTCGGACCGCTCGCCATCGAATCGCCACTGGGCGCAAATCCCACAAGTCGCGACGCTCGCGTATGGCGGGCGGTGCACGTGTCGCAGCGAAAAGCCGTTGCGGTACGCATTTTCCATGTGGCGTTCGGGGGTACTTTGGAATCTCGCACGGATTTTTCAGACGAGTGGGAGCATCTTAAAAAGCTGAGTCATCCGGCGATCTGCCAGTGCTATGGTGGCGGGTTTGATGCCAGTGACGCGTATCTGGTGCACGAGTTAATCGAAGGCCCGACGCTCGCCGAGGAGATCGCCCGGCGGGGACGTCTGTCGTGGGAAAGCGTACTTGAACTTGCCGAACCGATCGCCGAGGCAATCAGTTATCTGCACAAACAGGGGATCGTCCACGGCCGCATCGGCCCCGACAAAATCATGATTGCCGGATTGAGTCCGGTCCTCATCGATGTGCGTGCTGAGGATGGCAGCGCTCCGTTTCGCGATGGGCCGTACCATTTCCAGCGGCCGCCATCGCCCGATCAAATGCAGCGGAGGCCACCGGAATCACCAGGACTGCACGACGCTGTGACGGCGCGCAGTGACCTTTATATGTTCGGCGCAGTGTTGTACGAGGCGCTCACTGGATCGCCACCGATCAGCGGGTCAACGATCCAGGAAACCACTGCGAATCTGCAGTATCAACAGCCCACCAAGGTCGCCTCGTCGGTAATGGAGACGCCGGTTTGGATGGACAGTTTGGTGATGCAACTCCTCGCCAAGAATCCTACTGAGCGGCCCGTTTCGGCCGAGGCAGTCAAGCTCCAACTCGCCGAAGTCCGCCGGCGTTCAATGAGTCGCAGTGGCGTGGCCGAACACGCCTCCTCGGGCTTCAGCCCCCTGGCGGTAACCAATCAAGCCGACCGGGAGGAGGCTCGCACACTGCTGGGCCGCAACGCCGTCGCAAAGCGGCGGAATCGCTCCATGGACGCCACACCTTGGCATGACAAAGCCTGGGTACTGCTGCCAGTACTCGGACTTCTGCTCGCGATGTTGGTGTGGATTGCCTGGCCACCGAATCCCGACACGATGCGTCAGCGAGCTCAAGAATTACTCGACGAGGGTACCCGATCGTCCATGTCACAGGCCCGGATCAGCTATCTTGAGCCACTCGTGCGACAGTACCCCGATGGAGAGCACTTCGCGTGGGCATCCGAGCAAATTGATCGTGTGGAGATGCTCGAGGCCGAGCACGCGTTAACGGTCAAGCTGAATCGCAATTTACCGCTCAAGAATGAAGCCGAGCGGTTATGCGCTGAGGCGATGCGATTCGAAACTTTTGGCGACAACGCAACGGCCATCGATAAATACCGCAGCTTGATCACGTTGCTGGGTGAAGAATCCGCTGGTAATGAAACGAAGCAGTACGCAGAGTACCGGCCATTGGTGAATTTAGCGCGCACCAAAATTGCCCGTATCTCCGCGGCGGACACGGACCAAAGCGAGGCGGCCCGGATCATCTCTGCAAAACTTGACGAGGCCGATCAATTGTACTTGAAAGGCCGAACAATCGCGGCGAAGGAGATTTGGTATTCCATCGTGGAACTCTATGCAACCAACTCCGCGGTGTCTCCGCTGGTTCAGACAGCCCAACAACGCTTGGCCGAAACGTCCGCGAGCGGCACCGCCTCAGGTGATAAGTCCAGGTAA
- a CDS encoding SGNH/GDSL hydrolase family protein: MNNNWIFVLIFLYCVPITGSAAAEESAKWSYSPELLQPFWQSEVVQSEPILFIKDSVSGTAAGRLLFPIDEVLEIRDSSGRKLFEHGVDYLFERGESKITLPADSGIVTVEPDALRRPANSQQFQLTHRDGNGEILFGAKLEYHELQTSVTYRKASHEWPLEMAACQTDSLAKTLAKLEAGKPLSVVLLGDSISTGCNSSSWGGGAPFQPAFQDLFVQHLNEHYESEITLTNLSVGGTTAAWGVTMIDKVIESTPDLVILAFGMNDSAGRSAADYGADIKAMISGVRSEMPATEIILVASMLGNRDWPRLHQELFPQYREQLSRMTWDGIALADMTSVWAEMLHRKNDSDLTGNGVNHPNDFGHRVYAQVLCSLLVPDAPVEIEAVQCDGDYSGHLQGVCLNDQGSIYWSFTTELVKTDMQGRIQKRIPVANHHGDLCFNDGRVYVAVNLGKFNDPEGHADSWVYVYDSQTLDRVAAHEVQEVFHGAGGIGVRDNQFYVVGGLPEGVEENYVYEYDGDFRFVQKHVIDSKWTELGIQTATYHDGYWWFGCYGKDHPLIKTDENFQMRGRYDFSCSLGIVGVAPQRLWVATGPKTPSGRCQGTLFLAQPDDENGLRPLPSRSFSSFD, from the coding sequence ATGAATAATAATTGGATTTTCGTTTTAATATTTTTGTACTGTGTACCGATCACCGGATCGGCCGCGGCGGAGGAGTCCGCTAAATGGAGTTATTCACCCGAATTGCTCCAGCCGTTCTGGCAAAGTGAAGTCGTTCAGAGCGAACCCATCTTATTCATCAAGGATTCAGTTAGTGGAACCGCAGCAGGTCGTTTACTCTTTCCTATCGATGAGGTTCTGGAAATTAGAGACTCGTCAGGGCGAAAGCTGTTTGAGCACGGTGTTGACTATCTGTTCGAGCGAGGAGAATCCAAGATCACGCTGCCGGCGGATTCTGGAATTGTGACGGTCGAACCCGATGCACTGCGTCGCCCAGCGAATTCACAGCAATTTCAACTGACGCATCGGGATGGTAATGGAGAAATTTTGTTTGGGGCCAAATTGGAGTACCACGAGCTGCAGACGTCGGTAACCTACCGTAAAGCATCTCATGAATGGCCGCTCGAAATGGCAGCCTGCCAGACCGACTCCCTTGCAAAAACACTCGCGAAGTTGGAGGCCGGCAAGCCCCTCTCAGTGGTCCTACTCGGTGACAGCATTTCTACAGGCTGCAACTCGTCCTCGTGGGGAGGCGGGGCACCATTTCAACCTGCCTTCCAAGATTTGTTTGTTCAGCATTTGAACGAGCATTATGAATCGGAGATAACATTAACTAATTTATCTGTGGGTGGGACCACAGCGGCTTGGGGAGTCACGATGATCGACAAAGTGATTGAGTCAACGCCTGACTTGGTGATCCTCGCATTTGGAATGAATGATTCCGCGGGTCGCTCTGCCGCTGACTACGGTGCCGACATCAAGGCGATGATCAGTGGTGTCCGCAGTGAAATGCCAGCAACGGAGATTATTTTAGTTGCCTCGATGCTGGGTAACCGCGATTGGCCGCGACTCCATCAAGAGCTGTTTCCGCAGTATCGTGAGCAGTTGTCCAGAATGACTTGGGACGGAATTGCATTGGCTGACATGACGAGTGTGTGGGCTGAGATGCTACATCGCAAGAATGATTCAGACTTGACAGGTAACGGGGTCAATCATCCCAACGACTTCGGGCACCGGGTGTATGCCCAAGTGCTGTGTTCGCTATTGGTACCGGACGCGCCTGTGGAGATCGAAGCCGTGCAATGTGACGGCGATTACTCCGGGCATCTGCAAGGCGTTTGTCTCAACGACCAAGGCTCCATCTATTGGTCGTTCACAACCGAATTAGTGAAAACAGACATGCAGGGAAGAATTCAAAAAAGGATTCCGGTTGCCAATCATCATGGCGACCTCTGTTTCAACGACGGCCGCGTTTACGTTGCCGTGAATTTGGGGAAGTTCAACGATCCAGAAGGGCACGCTGATTCATGGGTTTATGTTTATGACTCCCAAACACTTGACCGAGTTGCCGCACACGAAGTGCAAGAAGTCTTTCACGGCGCAGGAGGGATAGGCGTCCGAGATAATCAGTTTTATGTCGTTGGCGGCCTACCTGAGGGTGTCGAAGAGAATTATGTATACGAATACGATGGTGACTTCCGATTCGTACAGAAGCACGTCATTGATAGCAAGTGGACGGAACTCGGAATCCAGACCGCAACTTATCACGATGGATACTGGTGGTTCGGCTGCTACGGCAAGGACCATCCGTTGATCAAGACCGACGAGAATTTTCAAATGAGGGGGCGTTACGATTTCAGCTGCTCCCTGGGCATCGTCGGTGTCGCACCCCAGCGTCTGTGGGTGGCCACCGGCCCGAAGACCCCGTCGGGTCGCTGTCAGGGGACACTCTTCCTCGCCCAACCGGACGATGAAAACGGCCTGCGGCCACTGCCATCGCGGAGCTTCAGTTCGTTCGATTGA
- a CDS encoding ABC transporter permease: MQRFLNLVGPMLALIIVVSLFAAAEWISGTDGNFASISSARLVGVQSVKIGIAALGMTLIIISGGIDLSAGTAAAMCGCVAAVVLDGGHSIYLAIFAAVMAGAACGLFNGLLIAGLRLVPFIITLGSMTIFVGIGKMLCDRGGTITPPRESIPDWLREMVTQYPEPRWIPYLYPLPNFGWGVWLMLCLAAVVAVGLHKTVFGRHLFAIGSSEATARLCGVRVQSTKILVYVIAGALFGLAGCVDIARLEKGDATAGAGLELKIIAAVVIGGGSLLGGRGSILGTLCGVLIMGVIGLGCTSLELETQVENILVGVIIIGAVYVDRLRSARFSKGAS, encoded by the coding sequence ATGCAGCGATTCTTGAATCTGGTCGGTCCGATGCTCGCGCTGATCATCGTGGTCTCTCTGTTTGCCGCTGCCGAGTGGATATCGGGAACCGACGGCAATTTCGCATCGATTTCGTCAGCGCGGTTGGTGGGCGTGCAGAGTGTCAAGATTGGGATCGCTGCCCTGGGCATGACGCTGATCATCATCAGTGGTGGAATCGATCTGTCCGCCGGTACGGCAGCGGCAATGTGTGGCTGCGTCGCGGCCGTGGTCCTCGATGGGGGGCACTCGATCTACCTGGCCATTTTTGCTGCTGTCATGGCAGGAGCGGCGTGCGGTTTATTCAATGGTTTGTTGATCGCTGGTCTGCGGCTAGTGCCATTCATCATCACGTTGGGGTCGATGACGATCTTCGTAGGTATTGGCAAGATGCTGTGCGATCGCGGTGGTACAATCACGCCACCTCGAGAGAGCATTCCAGACTGGTTGCGCGAGATGGTCACCCAATATCCTGAGCCGCGTTGGATCCCGTACCTCTACCCACTTCCCAATTTTGGTTGGGGCGTCTGGCTGATGCTGTGTTTGGCGGCCGTTGTTGCTGTCGGACTACATAAAACCGTATTCGGCAGGCATTTGTTCGCAATTGGGTCGAGCGAGGCGACAGCGAGATTATGTGGAGTGCGCGTTCAATCGACGAAAATTCTCGTCTATGTAATCGCGGGAGCGCTCTTTGGATTGGCAGGATGTGTGGATATCGCGAGATTGGAAAAGGGAGACGCGACGGCAGGTGCAGGCTTGGAGTTAAAAATAATCGCGGCTGTCGTTATTGGCGGTGGGTCATTGCTGGGAGGGCGCGGCAGCATTCTGGGGACGCTGTGCGGCGTGCTCATCATGGGCGTGATTGGATTGGGGTGCACCTCGTTAGAACTCGAGACGCAAGTTGAAAACATTCTGGTGGGCGTCATTATTATTGGTGCCGTCTACGTCGACCGACTGCGGAGCGCACGGTTTTCCAAAGGGGCCTCATGA
- a CDS encoding dihydrolipoyl dehydrogenase family protein, translated as MGNPHFDLIVIGTGPSASTVAKKCRQEGKRVAIIEAREFGGTCALRGCNPKKVYSNAANLIDRIRGAEGKLVKCDDARIDWKELVAFQREFTQPVADSTEASYRKQGIDTFHGRASFTGRNSIEVDGQSLDADRIFVGVGARPSPLDIPGGKRAIRSDEFFELTEIPKRVVFIGGGYISMEFACVVARHGASVTVLQRTDQVLPEFDPDLVDQLTEYSAEHGINIFTSTAVTEIDAASGGTMVVQYKSEGHMKSVETDLVVHGAGRIPNLDGLNLEAGEVTYSEMGIKVDAFMRSTSNPAVYAAGDCVDSSQPPLTPTANEQARAVVNNLLATTPTHQPDYGVIPQVAFTVPAIASIGLSQLDAERSHDAEIRHDDSSTWGSVRKTGQRCAGYKVIIDRDSDLILGAHLLGPAAEETINLFALAMKHGLTSRDIKSTLFAFPTFASDVRRMV; from the coding sequence ATGGGTAATCCACATTTTGATTTGATTGTGATCGGTACAGGCCCTTCCGCGTCGACTGTCGCGAAAAAGTGTCGCCAGGAAGGCAAGCGGGTTGCAATCATCGAAGCGAGAGAGTTCGGCGGTACATGTGCACTGCGTGGTTGCAACCCCAAGAAGGTCTATTCAAACGCAGCAAACCTGATTGATCGAATCCGAGGAGCGGAGGGCAAGCTCGTCAAATGCGATGATGCACGGATCGACTGGAAGGAGTTGGTGGCCTTTCAACGCGAATTCACTCAGCCGGTCGCAGATTCAACGGAGGCATCCTATCGCAAACAAGGAATTGATACATTTCATGGACGTGCCTCGTTTACCGGCCGGAATTCGATCGAAGTGGATGGACAATCACTCGACGCCGATCGAATTTTTGTCGGCGTCGGCGCGAGACCAAGCCCGCTCGATATACCCGGCGGTAAACGGGCAATCCGCAGCGATGAATTCTTTGAACTGACCGAGATCCCCAAACGCGTCGTTTTTATTGGTGGTGGCTACATCTCCATGGAGTTCGCATGCGTCGTCGCACGACACGGGGCGTCCGTGACAGTGTTGCAGCGTACCGATCAGGTGCTGCCCGAGTTTGATCCGGACCTGGTCGATCAATTGACCGAATACTCTGCCGAGCACGGAATCAACATTTTCACCAGTACGGCCGTCACAGAAATTGATGCTGCGAGTGGTGGAACGATGGTGGTCCAGTACAAATCGGAGGGCCACATGAAGTCGGTAGAAACTGACTTAGTGGTCCATGGCGCGGGCCGAATCCCCAACCTGGATGGGCTCAATTTAGAAGCAGGGGAAGTCACCTACAGCGAGATGGGAATTAAAGTCGATGCGTTCATGCGCAGCACGAGCAACCCCGCTGTCTATGCTGCTGGCGACTGCGTGGATTCCAGCCAACCGCCCCTGACACCCACGGCTAATGAGCAAGCTCGGGCTGTCGTCAACAATCTGCTCGCTACTACACCCACGCACCAGCCGGATTATGGAGTCATCCCGCAGGTTGCATTCACTGTGCCAGCGATCGCATCCATCGGGCTATCGCAACTGGACGCTGAACGCTCACATGACGCGGAAATCCGCCATGACGACTCATCGACGTGGGGAAGTGTCCGCAAAACTGGCCAAAGATGCGCAGGCTATAAGGTAATTATCGACAGGGATTCCGACTTGATACTCGGCGCACACCTGTTAGGCCCCGCAGCTGAAGAAACCATCAACCTATTTGCTTTGGCGATGAAACATGGGCTCACCTCGCGAGATATCAAGTCGACATTATTTGCGTTTCCAACGTTCGCGTCAGACGTCCGGCGGATGGTCTAG
- a CDS encoding response regulator: MTTILIVDDHDDIRDMMTRQLQKRGYTVVTASNGLEAVLQTAQTAPSLILMDINMPELDGIEATMQIRAADAEMRIPVIALTAYALPGDEARATAAGCDAFHPKPVEMDKLITQITTLIGEEPGS, encoded by the coding sequence ATGACTACGATCCTCATCGTTGATGATCACGACGATATTCGTGACATGATGACGCGTCAGTTGCAGAAGCGAGGGTATACCGTCGTGACGGCCAGTAACGGTCTCGAAGCTGTATTGCAGACAGCTCAGACGGCGCCCTCGTTGATTCTGATGGATATCAACATGCCGGAGCTCGATGGTATCGAAGCGACGATGCAAATTCGGGCGGCCGACGCGGAAATGCGCATCCCCGTTATCGCGCTGACGGCATATGCCCTACCCGGCGACGAGGCTCGCGCCACGGCAGCGGGGTGCGATGCATTTCATCCGAAGCCCGTTGAAATGGACAAGCTGATTACTCAAATTACTACACTTATTGGTGAGGAACCTGGATCTTGA
- a CDS encoding putative zinc-binding metallopeptidase — protein sequence MKTGKCRCGNRIFFNSHTCVACEAMLGRCSECQDLASFTLNHKEYRCDNCGVTVQPCQNRDHGICNSVVKGERICSWCQFTTSIPDLSNPENTLRWSNLETAKRRLLLQLSDLGLPPFIENLQQTHPLSFQFLNDTVDADGKPQKTITGHSDGVITINLAEADSVHRERTRVNLGEPQRTLIGHMRHEVGHYIDWAWAMQVDPEGYHRLFGDPDSVDYSEAMQRHYDNGAPANWADEHVSAYATMHPWEDFAETVNAYLDIMAIATTANDQGRAAFDLSPRADREQLINDVLDIAIEVNEYNYDLGLLPLLPERFPQPVLEKLAYVHSLRRD from the coding sequence TTGAAAACCGGAAAATGCCGGTGCGGCAATCGCATCTTTTTTAACAGTCACACCTGCGTTGCCTGCGAGGCGATGCTGGGACGGTGTTCCGAATGTCAGGATCTGGCTAGTTTCACACTGAATCACAAAGAGTATCGCTGCGACAATTGCGGTGTCACCGTCCAACCCTGCCAGAACCGCGACCACGGTATCTGCAATTCCGTTGTCAAAGGCGAACGTATTTGTTCTTGGTGTCAGTTCACGACGAGCATTCCTGATCTCAGCAATCCCGAAAACACACTCCGTTGGTCAAACTTAGAGACCGCCAAACGGCGTTTATTGCTGCAGTTGAGCGACCTGGGCCTGCCGCCGTTTATTGAGAATCTGCAACAAACGCATCCCTTGAGTTTTCAATTTCTCAACGACACCGTCGACGCCGATGGCAAGCCGCAGAAGACAATCACAGGCCACTCCGATGGAGTGATCACCATCAATCTGGCAGAAGCCGACAGCGTGCACCGTGAACGCACACGCGTGAATCTCGGCGAGCCACAGCGAACGCTGATTGGTCACATGCGTCATGAGGTTGGACACTACATTGATTGGGCGTGGGCAATGCAGGTCGATCCGGAGGGCTATCACCGGCTCTTTGGCGACCCGGATTCAGTGGACTATTCGGAAGCAATGCAACGGCACTACGACAATGGAGCCCCCGCGAATTGGGCTGATGAGCACGTCAGTGCCTACGCGACGATGCATCCGTGGGAAGATTTCGCCGAAACGGTCAATGCCTATCTCGATATCATGGCAATTGCGACGACTGCGAACGATCAAGGTCGAGCAGCTTTTGATCTGTCGCCGCGGGCGGATCGCGAACAACTCATCAATGACGTCTTGGACATCGCAATCGAGGTCAATGAATACAACTATGATCTCGGGTTGCTGCCTCTCCTGCCCGAGCGATTTCCGCAGCCTGTGTTAGAAAAGCTCGCCTATGTTCATTCGCTGCGACGTGATTGA
- the mscL gene encoding large conductance mechanosensitive channel protein MscL, whose translation MTFLDDFKKFALRGNMIDLAIGFTVGAAFTTVVKSLVNDIIMPPIGLLTGNADFSDLFWVIHLPDGVDEPQGGFQTLQDAQDVGVVTMNYGVFLNTCLALLIVALAMFVIIRMVNRLDEQLDEAFGEPKPDSEPADKKCDFCRSTIPFRATRCPQCTSELVVPNISVDNKPTVRPTV comes from the coding sequence ATGACTTTCCTGGATGATTTTAAAAAGTTCGCCCTTCGCGGGAACATGATCGACTTGGCCATCGGGTTTACGGTGGGAGCCGCGTTCACAACCGTGGTCAAGTCATTGGTCAACGACATCATCATGCCGCCCATCGGGCTGTTGACAGGCAACGCTGATTTTTCGGATTTGTTTTGGGTCATTCACCTGCCTGACGGGGTCGATGAACCTCAGGGCGGGTTTCAGACTTTGCAGGATGCCCAAGACGTGGGTGTCGTGACAATGAACTACGGCGTCTTTTTGAACACGTGCCTGGCACTGCTCATTGTAGCCCTGGCGATGTTTGTCATCATTCGGATGGTCAATCGATTGGACGAACAGCTCGATGAAGCCTTCGGGGAACCGAAGCCAGACTCAGAGCCGGCTGACAAAAAGTGTGACTTCTGCCGATCGACGATTCCCTTCCGTGCAACGCGTTGTCCGCAATGCACTTCCGAGCTCGTTGTTCCCAACATCAGCGTTGACAATAAACCCACAGTGCGGCCGACAGTATGA
- a CDS encoding ROK family protein, with protein sequence MPAPSSPITQKHTPPYYWGIDIGGTSMKCGLVDHEGHTVSFEQIPTEEAAGPQAAVKRLTKLMVETEQRTGTTGLVKRIGMGAPGPMDLPRGLLVAPPQLPTWNDFPIVSRLSEATGRGVSFLNDANAAAYGEFWLGSGAKQSSMILLTLGTGVGGGIIVENELLNGVNSFGSECGHILVDSAPDAQLCGWGGGRGQLEAYASATGVATIARSRLQTAPDSQLHRCLDAEGEGLTSKQVHDAAVAGDQLALSIVDETARWLGIAITTLVHTVDPGNVVLGGAMDFGGAECPVGKRFLDGIRSEFRERTFPNVYAGTTIRFATLGSDAGYLGAAGYAKKEAATP encoded by the coding sequence GTGCCTGCCCCTTCATCCCCCATCACTCAAAAACATACCCCTCCGTACTACTGGGGGATCGATATTGGCGGCACCAGTATGAAGTGCGGTCTCGTCGATCACGAGGGTCACACGGTTTCGTTCGAGCAGATCCCCACTGAGGAGGCGGCGGGCCCGCAGGCCGCGGTGAAACGTTTGACCAAGTTGATGGTTGAAACCGAGCAACGCACCGGTACGACAGGTCTCGTCAAGCGGATTGGAATGGGGGCACCGGGGCCAATGGATCTGCCACGCGGGCTGCTTGTTGCTCCTCCGCAGTTGCCCACGTGGAATGACTTTCCGATTGTGAGCCGGCTCAGCGAAGCCACAGGACGCGGGGTGTCATTCCTCAACGATGCCAATGCAGCGGCTTACGGCGAGTTTTGGCTCGGCAGTGGCGCGAAACAGAGTTCGATGATTTTGCTCACCTTGGGGACGGGGGTCGGCGGGGGCATCATCGTCGAAAACGAACTTCTCAACGGCGTCAATAGTTTCGGAAGTGAGTGTGGGCACATACTCGTCGACTCCGCTCCCGACGCCCAACTTTGTGGTTGGGGCGGCGGGCGCGGGCAGCTCGAAGCTTACGCGTCGGCGACCGGGGTCGCTACGATCGCACGATCGCGTTTGCAGACGGCTCCTGACAGTCAACTGCATCGTTGTCTCGACGCGGAGGGAGAAGGATTGACGAGCAAGCAGGTGCACGATGCCGCGGTGGCTGGGGATCAACTCGCGTTGTCGATTGTCGACGAGACCGCACGCTGGCTCGGAATCGCGATCACTACCCTTGTCCATACTGTCGATCCTGGCAACGTTGTCCTCGGCGGCGCGATGGATTTTGGCGGTGCCGAGTGCCCCGTTGGGAAACGTTTTCTCGATGGCATTCGCAGCGAATTTCGCGAGCGAACCTTCCCCAACGTCTACGCTGGCACCACGATCCGCTTCGCCACCCTCGGCAGCGATGCCGGTTACCTCGGAGCTGCCGGGTACGCAAAGAAGGAAGCTGCTACCCCCTAG
- a CDS encoding LamG domain-containing protein, with amino-acid sequence MHRLTSTSVFIWFLGLNSLSVLAVEPESNRQVVIGTPGLVAFWDFVKREPEGDRRFTAHVPPDATTDYPLDAGNYVRDYWGQGRRANYADFPLLNSGPFGQAIRIRDESDPNFRPFLFVPRSRLHDTPLDIKGQGESVTVVVWAVRESGNHALAGIWHEGTDLEQSTTANIAKVERGQRQFALFAGLNKPGSACGHVSENGASSFLNKYALHKCNSLPLSPTVPAVADEGKLAESWQCFAMTFDSTKHELTGWLNGVSGERWLASPKSNGLLSSAYNAYMQGHYHRTAGIQAGEDPDYPASQYYNPPELEPAEVEIVGEQEDQRTELRRYQFTKIRVTLVKQPDGEFKETERDLVELRLNPWWYPHGIYCPKDDGTGGPFTIGRVIHSARSVGFTGWIGGVAVFDRALSESELAKLAACNG; translated from the coding sequence ATGCACCGATTGACTTCCACGTCTGTTTTTATTTGGTTTCTAGGTCTGAATTCGCTGTCAGTATTGGCGGTCGAGCCCGAGTCCAACCGGCAGGTCGTCATTGGGACTCCCGGACTTGTGGCATTCTGGGACTTCGTAAAACGCGAGCCCGAAGGGGATCGGCGGTTTACCGCTCACGTTCCCCCCGACGCCACGACGGACTACCCGCTGGATGCGGGGAATTACGTGCGTGATTACTGGGGGCAAGGGCGACGGGCCAACTACGCGGATTTTCCATTGTTGAATAGCGGCCCCTTTGGACAAGCGATTCGGATACGGGACGAGAGCGACCCCAATTTCCGACCGTTTTTATTTGTGCCGCGATCTCGATTGCATGACACGCCGCTGGATATCAAGGGGCAGGGCGAATCGGTGACCGTGGTGGTATGGGCGGTCCGAGAAAGTGGGAATCATGCATTGGCTGGGATTTGGCATGAAGGCACCGATTTAGAGCAATCAACAACTGCAAACATTGCGAAGGTGGAGCGAGGACAGCGACAGTTCGCTTTGTTCGCGGGATTGAATAAACCCGGCAGTGCCTGTGGTCATGTCTCGGAGAATGGGGCCAGTTCGTTTCTGAATAAATACGCACTTCACAAATGCAACTCGCTGCCCCTCTCGCCGACGGTTCCTGCTGTCGCTGACGAGGGCAAATTAGCAGAGTCGTGGCAGTGTTTCGCAATGACTTTCGATAGTACCAAGCATGAACTCACCGGTTGGCTCAATGGCGTGTCCGGAGAACGATGGCTTGCGTCACCGAAGTCCAACGGTCTGCTTTCGTCCGCTTACAATGCATATATGCAGGGACACTACCATCGAACTGCTGGGATTCAGGCGGGTGAAGATCCAGACTATCCAGCGTCCCAGTATTACAACCCGCCGGAACTCGAACCTGCCGAAGTAGAGATCGTTGGCGAACAGGAGGATCAACGCACCGAGCTACGTCGTTATCAGTTCACGAAGATTCGCGTGACGCTGGTGAAGCAGCCCGATGGTGAATTCAAGGAGACAGAACGAGACTTGGTGGAGCTTCGTCTCAATCCGTGGTGGTACCCACATGGTATCTACTGCCCCAAAGACGACGGGACAGGTGGCCCCTTCACGATCGGACGAGTCATCCACAGTGCTCGTAGCGTTGGCTTTACCGGATGGATTGGCGGGGTTGCCGTCTTCGATAGAGCTTTGAGTGAAAGCGAGCTAGCGAAACTTGCGGCCTGCAATGGTTGA